Below is a window of Lytechinus variegatus isolate NC3 chromosome 4, Lvar_3.0, whole genome shotgun sequence DNA.
AGCTTCTGGACTCAACGGCACTGTGTAGTAGACAATAAAAGATGCCCATACTAGGTAGAAAGAACCGATCAGAAGGACAACCGTTGTGAGTCCTTTGATTCTTCGGCTTGGCAAACGGGGAAGGTCTGGCTCAATACCCGGGCTTCGTAACGGTTCAATATTTCCCCTGTCACTCCGAGGCTCCAAATGCGCACGAATCTCACGACCGGAATTGTGCGCCACACTTGCCTTTCCACACGCAATAAACAGCAGCTTCGTGTATAAAACTGTTGTAAGACACATTGTTACACAAACTGGAAATGCAAAGTGCAGCGTGTGAACAATCGAGACCAGGTCTGCTCTAGGACGAGTGGTTTTACCCATACAACGCTGTGCAAGCAAGATTACAAATGGGGATTCCGGGATCGGAAGGTATAGGCCGCAAATTAGAATGGTGCACAGTAATACAACTGTGAGCATCGTGACAAATCTGGTTCTGGTCATGATGACAGAATATCGTAACGGTCTGGTGATTAGGATGTAGAGGTTAACACTGATTCCAAGATGGCAAATCATGATGGTCCAAAATGCCACATGGAATATAAACGGAACGGCCAGGCTGAGGATCATGCAGGTGTCTCTGTCACTAAACGAAAACCAGAATGGTCCCCAGGAGCCCCAGATGATTCCTGCAACTAGATTGGAGATTGCGAGAGTCTGATAAAGAACTCGCATGTTCTCCTGAAGCTCTTGCTGCTGACGAACCAACACGAGTACAATCACATTACATACGACTGAAAGGACGACGGTGAGAAGGTAAAAACCAACTTCGCCTGGAATGAGGCTTTCATTTTCCACGTCCATGACGTCTGTTACATTCGTGGATCCTTGATTCGCCATCGTCATGCAAACGAAAGTGGTGGCTTCACGACAGGACGATCAGAAGGTTGTGTTGGTAATGTTGGCGGTTGCGACTGGgctttttaatttaaaaatgcGTGAATCGAATGTGATACCTCCTTCGTCAAAATGTCAGTTAGATTGATTCAGCCGTGGGGTTCTCTTGAAATTAGGAAGCATGGTCAAACAAACTTAGTTAACGATTATTTTCAATGTGGCGATTCTAAAAACAGGTCTTCAAAGCATGCAAAACGTGAGAGAATCCTCATTCACTGTTTACCCAATCTATTATGTCGCAGCAGGCTTTCAACTGATTCGAAAATGTCAGTGCTGAATAATTGCAGAATAAATGTGGCGGTTCTACCATGTCTACGGAGTGATATCATGTCGCTTTTGATCCGAAATTGAGTAAATAATTGCTCAGTGGTCAGGTGGTTAGttaaaagaaagattttttttcttaggagCGACACCGAGATGAACAGATAGGGGGAAGATtaaacatttaaaagt
It encodes the following:
- the LOC121412892 gene encoding alpha-1B adrenergic receptor-like yields the protein MANQGSTNVTDVMDVENESLIPGEVGFYLLTVVLSVVCNVIVLVLVRQQQELQENMRVLYQTLAISNLVAGIIWGSWGPFWFSFSDRDTCMILSLAVPFIFHVAFWTIMICHLGISVNLYILITRPLRYSVIMTRTRFVTMLTVVLLCTILICGLYLPIPESPFVILLAQRCMGKTTRPRADLVSIVHTLHFAFPVCVTMCLTTVLYTKLLFIACGKASVAHNSGREIRAHLEPRSDRGNIEPLRSPGIEPDLPRLPSRRIKGLTTVVLLIGSFYLVWASFIVYYTVPLSPEAIAVLDKFAVSSTWMQPIVYLLTNPEARALFMKLFGCVRPLAISI